The genomic DNA AAGAACAGGACGATGACCGGCGCCATCACCAGCAGGGTGGCCGCCATGGTGAGGTTCCAGTTGGTGTGGTGGGCGCCCTTGAACGACTCCAGGCCGTAACTGAGCGTCCAGGCGCCCTCGTTCTCGCTGGAGTAGATCTGCGGGCCGAAGTAGTCGTTCCAGCAGTAGAAGAACTGGAACAGCGCGACCGCGGCGATCGCCGGCCTGGCCATCGGCAGCACCACCCGCAGCAGGGTGCGCAGTTCGCCGCAGCCGTCGATCCGGGCGGCCTCCACGTACTCCTTGGGGATGGTCAGCAGGAACTGGCGCAGCAGGAAGACGGTGAACGCGTCGCCGAAGGCCATCGGGATGATCAGCGGCCAGAGCGAGCCGGTCAGGTGCAGCTGCTTGGCCCAGAACAGGTACATCGGGATGACGGTGACCTGCGGCGGCAGCATCATCATCGAGATGACCGCCATCAGGGCGAGGTTGCGGCCGCGGAAGCGGAACTTGGCGAGCGCGTACGCCACCGGGACGCTGGAGACCACGACCAGCAGGGTGCCCAGCCCGGCGTACAGCAGGGTGTTGCGCCACCAGGTGAGGAAGCCGGGGGTCCGCCAGACCTGGGCGTAGTTGCCCCAGCGCCACTCGTGCGGCCACAGCTCGGAGGTGAGCGCCTGCTGGTCGCTCATCACCGAGGTCAGGAACACGAAGACGAAGGGCAGCAGGAAGAACAGCGCGGCGGCGACGGCCAGCGAGTGGACGGCCACCCAGTTGAGCAGCGCGCGGCGGCGGATCGCGGGGGCGGCGGTCGCGCGGGCGGCGCGGGCCGGGGCGGTGATGGTGGTCATCGCGCTCACTCCTCGTTCAGGAAGCCGGCGCGGCGGCGCAGCAGCAGGGAGGTGAAGGCCATCGAGAGGGCGAACAGGATGACCGCGACCACGCACGCCGAGCCGGTGTCGAAGCGCTGGAAGCCGAGGCTGTACACCATCTGCGGCAGGGTCCAGGTGGAGCCGTGCGGGTAGCCGGGCTCGAACTGCTGGCCGGAGCCGCCGATCACGCCGCTGGCGACCTTCCCGGCGACGATCGCCTGGGTGTAGTACTGCATGGTCTGGATCACGCCGGTGACCACGGCGAACAGCACGATCGGGGTGATGTTCGGGAAGGTCACGTAGCGGAACTTCTGCCAGGACCCGGCGCCGTCCAGCTCGGCGGCCTCGTACTGCTCGCGCGGGACGTCCAGCAGCGCCGCCATGAAGATCACCATCAGGTCGCCGACGCCCCACATCGCCAGCAGGGTCAGTGCGGGCTTGGACCAGGCCGGGTCGGTGAACCAGCCGGGCTGCGGCAGGCCGAGCTCGCCGAGCAGGTGGTTGACCGGGCCGGTGCCGGGGTTGAGCAGGAAGGCGAAGGCCATCGTGGCGGCCACCGGCGGGGCCAGGTAGGGCAGGTAGAAGGCGGTGCGGAAGAAGCCGGCGCCGGTTCTCACCTTGGTGATCAGCAGGCCGATGCCGAGGCCGAAGGCGACCCGCAGGGTGACCATCACCGCGACCAGCCACAGGGTGTTG from Kitasatospora terrestris includes the following:
- a CDS encoding carbohydrate ABC transporter permease is translated as MTTITAPARAARATAAPAIRRRALLNWVAVHSLAVAAALFFLLPFVFVFLTSVMSDQQALTSELWPHEWRWGNYAQVWRTPGFLTWWRNTLLYAGLGTLLVVVSSVPVAYALAKFRFRGRNLALMAVISMMMLPPQVTVIPMYLFWAKQLHLTGSLWPLIIPMAFGDAFTVFLLRQFLLTIPKEYVEAARIDGCGELRTLLRVVLPMARPAIAAVALFQFFYCWNDYFGPQIYSSENEGAWTLSYGLESFKGAHHTNWNLTMAATLLVMAPVIVLFFFAQKAFIEGVTLTGVKG
- a CDS encoding sugar ABC transporter permease, with protein sequence MAVLSSSLPPVLRRKRRRERARTLAFLSPWLVGFGVFFAYPLVSTVYFSFMRYDGFAPPTFTGLKNWDYVLTKYPFFWQGLGNTLWLVAVMVTLRVAFGLGIGLLITKVRTGAGFFRTAFYLPYLAPPVAATMAFAFLLNPGTGPVNHLLGELGLPQPGWFTDPAWSKPALTLLAMWGVGDLMVIFMAALLDVPREQYEAAELDGAGSWQKFRYVTFPNITPIVLFAVVTGVIQTMQYYTQAIVAGKVASGVIGGSGQQFEPGYPHGSTWTLPQMVYSLGFQRFDTGSACVVAVILFALSMAFTSLLLRRRAGFLNEE